The genomic interval TTAAGTTTTTGGATGCGCTCTGCATTTAAAGAAAAAAGGAGACAAGGGCTACAATTAGGGAATCCACCGCTAGGATATGTTAAAAAGAAATTAGGCTTTGATGTGGAACGAAAAAGGCCAATATATTCTAAAGAGTGGACCGTTGATAAAAAAGAATCACAATTAGTTAAAAAAATATTTAAAATGTATTCAACTGGAAATTACTCGTATGCTGATATTGCTGAGGAAATAAATAAAACGGGTATAAAAACTAAATACGGATATTTATTTACCTATACATCAATTAAAGATATTCTGAAAAATAAGTCGTATCTTGGACAAGTATTTTCACCTCGAAGGAATTATCCAACATTACCAGGCAAACACAAAGCTCTCATCAAAGAATCATTGTTTAATAACGTTCAGAGTGCCATAGAGGAGCGGAGAGGGACAAAGGGACGACCAGTTGCTCAACATAGATTTTATCTCTTACAAGGGCTTGTGTATTGTTATAGTTGCAAAAAACATTTAAAAGGGAAAGAGAATGATGAAAATGCAAAGATGTTACCTCGTATGTACTGCCAAGCATTTAAGGCAACAAATAAAAATGAATATTTAACGTATGGGTGCAAATTCAGAAGAGAGGCGAGAGAATGTACACAAAAAAATGTAAGGGTTGAAATCATTGATGAACAGGTTATTAATTTTATAAAAGGATTAAATGTACCTGACGATATTATCCAAATGACACTTCAAAAATTAAAACAAAAATTTAGTAGCACTAATAAATCAACGCCCGCCATGAAAAGGGTCTCACAATTAAAAAGAAGAAAAAATAAAATAAATTTTCAGTTTCAGAATACTGATGAATTAAGTGAAGATGATTACCTTGAAAATTTAAGAACAATAAATATTGAATTAAACAAATTACAAGCAACAGACATGGGCGGAATGACTAACACAGCAATAAATGCATACATAAATCAAACAGAAAAATACATTAAAGACTTTAAAATGTTTTGGGATACACTTGAAAAAGAAGAAATGCAAAAATGGATACACATGACAATTAAGAGAATATGGGTTAAAGACAAGAAGGTTGTGGCGATTGAACCACATGATGAATACAAAATACTATTCACTATACATATGAAAGTCTTGTGTCATTGCCCTCTAGGCACCCCAAGCGAAAACACTCCTTTTTTAAGGAGTGTTTTTGATTGGGTGGTTTGCGGGTTGAAAACCCTCTAGAAAAGTGACGGAAATATAACTTTCAATTAAACCCAAAATAATTTAAATAATATATAAAACGTTTAGAAATTCTAGGCTTAGGGCTTGCCCATTCGATTCCCTCTAGGCACCCCAAGCGAAAACACTCCTAATATTAGGAGTGTTTTGTGTTATAATGGTGATAACCCCTGGTGGGAAGTAAAACTATGGAAAACATAAGAACTCAAACTGATGTCACACAAACTGTTTTAAACTTTTTAGGCGACTATAAAATAAATAACCCTGATGATCTAATATTATTAATTAAGCATATTAACGATTCTTTAGAATTCAGAAATTACAACGATAAAACTAGACAACATGCTGATAGCATTCAGTGGAAAAGAACAGTGTCGGAAATATTACAAGATGGCTATGTTTACGATGGAAAGGCCTGTTCTGATTTGTGCATGATTCTTGTCGCGCTATCTAAAGCAGTTGGGCTTGAAGCACAGCTCTGCAAATTAATCAGAGTTGATGGTAAAAATTCGCACTCAATAGTTGAAATAAAAATTAACAATGAGTGGTATAGAATTGATCCAACATTCACCAAGCCAATTCCATTCAAAGGTTATTTAACAAAACATCAAATCTGGAATAAAAATTGGGAAGGTGGCTGGAAAGTCTGGAAAAGAGGCCCCGACCTCTGGAGCATGGGAATTCATGATATAAACGATGAATCAAAAATAACTTAATAGTAAATGTTCTTCAAAATAGTTTGCCAAGTTTCTCGCTTGGCCACCCAAGTATTGCAATCTGCCCCACAAATATTGTCATATTAATCAATTGTGATATTTACTAATACTTCTTATAAAAACCATTGGGCTTCTCAAAGGATCCTATTTTATTTTTACTTTAGAAGCTAAAATAATTTTTAATCTTAACTTAACTTCATTATGTTAAAATTAAGGAAAGAGGAGAGTGCGATATATGGTGAATATATCTTAGCATTTTAAGATGGCGTTAGGCGTCAGCAATCTCTTTTTCAAAAAGAAAAGCTCTTTTTAAAAAATGAAGGACGTAGATAATCTGCGCCCTTTTTTCTATATTTAATCATCATAGAATAGCCATGATTTGATAAAAACTGAAACAAATTATTTAATAAATTTATTAATCTTTTAACTTCTACCACCACCTATAAAAAATATTTACTGATGACTTTTGTGCCTCTTCTTTTTGGAGTTTTCTTAATAAATTAAACCGAAACCAAAAGGAAACAATGAATCACTCATATCTTTGGTTTCAATTTGTTGCATGGTTTTTGGCCAAACAAGTGGTAACTTCCCCGTAAAGCTATACTTGCCCGATACAATGTCTGTAATACCTTCTCCTTCAGTTCCAGGCAACCAAGCCATAATAACTGCATCAACATTTTTTAAAACATTTTCTATAATTAATGGTCGCCCAGCAATAATTATTAAGATTGTCTTTTTACTATTATTTTTAGCTGTATCAATACGTTTTAAATCTTCAGCTGATATTGATAAGAGCTCACGATCTCCCATACCTTCAGCATATGGCTTTTCACCAATAACGACTATACTGACTTCAGCTTTCACAGATAAAGTTTTTGTCGCCATTGCATCATAAATAATTTCTGATTTAGTAAATTCTTTTTTAAACGCTTCTAGGATTGAAGTGCCAGGGGTTGTTTCTCCATGATCTCCTTGCCAACTAATGGTCCAACCACCAGCTTGCATCCCAATATCATCCGCGGCGCGTCCAACAATTAATATACTTTTTGGATCCTTAAGCGGTAAAACATTGTTTTCATTTT from Patescibacteria group bacterium carries:
- a CDS encoding recombinase family protein; the encoded protein is MSEKNRVIKGVAYIRESTEEQDKGFSPDNQERTMKEYAKKNNINIIKIYKDLVTGTSALKRDNFQQMIKAGEEGQFKIILVYHTSRFARNVREARKYKEYLREKLLIDVTSVTQHFGDWNDPSAFLNEGINELFDAYYSKQLSFWMRSAFKEKRRQGLQLGNPPLGYVKKKLGFDVERKRPIYSKEWTVDKKESQLVKKIFKMYSTGNYSYADIAEEINKTGIKTKYGYLFTYTSIKDILKNKSYLGQVFSPRRNYPTLPGKHKALIKESLFNNVQSAIEERRGTKGRPVAQHRFYLLQGLVYCYSCKKHLKGKENDENAKMLPRMYCQAFKATNKNEYLTYGCKFRREARECTQKNVRVEIIDEQVINFIKGLNVPDDIIQMTLQKLKQKFSSTNKSTPAMKRVSQLKRRKNKINFQFQNTDELSEDDYLENLRTINIELNKLQATDMGGMTNTAINAYINQTEKYIKDFKMFWDTLEKEEMQKWIHMTIKRIWVKDKKVVAIEPHDEYKILFTIHMKVLCHCPLGTPSENTPFLRSVFDWVVCGLKTL
- a CDS encoding transglutaminase domain-containing protein yields the protein MENIRTQTDVTQTVLNFLGDYKINNPDDLILLIKHINDSLEFRNYNDKTRQHADSIQWKRTVSEILQDGYVYDGKACSDLCMILVALSKAVGLEAQLCKLIRVDGKNSHSIVEIKINNEWYRIDPTFTKPIPFKGYLTKHQIWNKNWEGGWKVWKRGPDLWSMGIHDINDESKIT